The following proteins are co-located in the Paenibacillus sp. FSL H8-0079 genome:
- the ftsZ gene encoding cell division protein FtsZ, whose amino-acid sequence MLEFDFEMESLAQIKVIGVGGGGSNAVNRMIENGVQGVEFITVNTDAQALHLAKSEHKLQIGDKLTRGLGAGANPDVGKKAAEESRDLIMNTLKGADMVFVTAGMGGGTGTGAAPVIAEIAKECGALTVGVVTRPFTFEGRKRSSHAEQGIEALKEKVDTLIVIPNDRLLEIVDKKTPMLEAFRQADNVLRQAVQGISDLIAVPGLINLDFADVKTIMHERGSALMGIGESTGENRAAEAARKAIMSPLLETSIEGARGVIMNITGGVNLSLYEVNEAAEIVTSASDPEVNMIFGAIIDEDLKEEIKVTVIATGFEDKPAPPPPGRKPAPATAETTDTRSPNLRPFGNQPSNDQLDIPTFLRNRSRNNNND is encoded by the coding sequence ATGTTGGAATTTGATTTCGAGATGGAGAGCTTGGCTCAGATTAAAGTCATCGGTGTAGGCGGCGGCGGAAGCAATGCAGTCAACCGTATGATTGAAAATGGTGTACAAGGTGTTGAATTTATTACGGTAAATACGGATGCTCAGGCGTTACACCTGGCGAAATCCGAGCATAAATTGCAAATCGGTGATAAATTGACTCGTGGTCTTGGCGCTGGCGCCAACCCGGATGTAGGTAAAAAAGCAGCGGAAGAGTCCCGCGATTTGATCATGAACACGTTGAAAGGTGCAGACATGGTATTTGTTACGGCCGGTATGGGCGGAGGTACAGGTACAGGTGCGGCTCCGGTTATTGCCGAAATCGCTAAAGAGTGTGGTGCACTAACAGTTGGTGTCGTAACTCGTCCATTTACATTTGAAGGACGCAAGCGTTCCAGCCATGCAGAGCAAGGTATTGAAGCGCTCAAAGAAAAAGTCGACACACTGATCGTGATTCCTAATGATCGTTTGCTCGAAATCGTAGACAAAAAGACACCTATGCTTGAAGCATTCCGTCAAGCGGATAACGTACTTCGTCAAGCTGTACAAGGTATCTCTGATTTGATCGCTGTACCGGGTCTGATCAACCTTGACTTTGCTGACGTCAAAACGATTATGCATGAACGTGGTTCTGCCCTTATGGGAATTGGTGAATCAACTGGTGAGAATCGTGCCGCAGAAGCAGCACGGAAAGCCATTATGAGTCCGTTGCTTGAAACTTCTATTGAAGGTGCTCGCGGCGTAATCATGAACATTACGGGGGGCGTTAATCTGTCCCTGTATGAAGTGAACGAAGCGGCAGAGATCGTAACGTCTGCTTCCGACCCGGAAGTGAATATGATCTTTGGTGCCATCATTGACGAAGACCTCAAAGAAGAAATTAAGGTTACGGTTATTGCAACTGGTTTTGAAGATAAACCTGCACCACCACCACCAGGACGTAAACCAGCTCCAGCAACAGCGGAGACGACGGATACGCGTTCGCCGAACCTGCGTCCATTCGGAAATCAGCCGAGCAATGATCAGCTGGACATTCCGACATTTTTACGCAATCGTTCACGCAATAATAACAACGATTAA
- the ftsA gene encoding cell division protein FtsA, with protein MSNNDIIVSLDIGTSKIRAIIGEMNNGTFNIIGVGSADSEGIRKGVIVDIDQTVQSIRNAVDHAERMVGIQISEVYVGISGNHIGLMSSHGVVAVSNEDREIGEEDMERVLKAAEVIAVPPEREIIDVVAKQYVVDGLEGIQDPRGMIGVRLEVEATIITGAKTAIHNLLRCVEKAGLKVSDLVLMSLGAGQLALSKDEKTMGSVLVDIGAGATTIAIFEEDSLVATSTLPIGGEFVTNDIAYGLRTLTDQAEKVKLKYGCAWLDDAAADVMFKVTRIGSNVDKEFSQEDLAAIIEPRVQEIFQMISQEVKRLGYNELPGGYILTGGTVSMPGVLQVAQHELAASVRVAVPDYIGVRDPGFTSGVGILHSVIRSLRIRPSTNNGGGNNNNNNNKKPTNRPKPNTAQESEQKPGLFERLKNMFSEFI; from the coding sequence TTGAGCAACAATGACATCATTGTTAGTTTGGACATCGGTACATCCAAAATTCGCGCTATTATTGGGGAAATGAATAATGGAACCTTTAATATTATAGGAGTTGGATCTGCCGACTCGGAGGGAATTCGCAAAGGTGTAATCGTAGATATCGATCAGACGGTGCAGTCGATTCGCAACGCAGTGGATCATGCAGAACGTATGGTAGGTATTCAAATATCCGAAGTGTATGTTGGAATCTCGGGAAATCATATCGGACTGATGAGCAGTCACGGCGTCGTGGCTGTGTCTAACGAGGATCGTGAAATCGGAGAAGAAGACATGGAGCGGGTGTTGAAGGCAGCCGAAGTGATTGCAGTTCCGCCGGAACGGGAAATTATTGATGTTGTCGCCAAGCAATATGTTGTAGATGGCTTGGAGGGCATACAGGACCCCCGTGGTATGATTGGTGTTCGTCTGGAAGTTGAAGCGACGATCATTACGGGTGCAAAAACCGCGATACATAATCTTTTGCGCTGCGTGGAAAAAGCGGGTCTGAAAGTAAGCGATCTGGTTCTCATGTCGCTTGGAGCGGGTCAACTGGCTTTGTCCAAAGATGAAAAAACGATGGGTTCCGTGCTTGTTGATATTGGAGCAGGTGCAACAACCATCGCCATTTTTGAAGAAGACAGTCTTGTCGCAACATCAACGTTGCCTATTGGCGGGGAGTTTGTAACGAATGATATCGCCTATGGCTTACGCACGTTAACGGATCAAGCGGAGAAAGTGAAACTGAAATATGGCTGCGCCTGGTTGGATGATGCTGCTGCGGATGTGATGTTCAAAGTAACCCGAATCGGCAGTAATGTAGACAAGGAGTTTTCACAGGAGGATCTGGCGGCTATTATTGAACCTCGGGTTCAGGAAATATTCCAGATGATCTCTCAAGAAGTGAAGCGCCTTGGTTACAACGAGCTTCCTGGAGGTTATATACTAACGGGGGGTACGGTCTCTATGCCAGGGGTTCTGCAGGTGGCTCAGCATGAGCTTGCTGCTTCGGTACGAGTTGCAGTTCCGGATTATATTGGTGTGCGTGACCCTGGTTTCACAAGCGGAGTCGGCATATTGCACAGTGTGATTCGCAGTTTGCGCATTCGTCCCTCGACCAACAACGGCGGTGGAAATAACAATAATAATAACAACAAGAAACCGACCAACCGTCCGAAGCCTAATACGGCACAGGAATCGGAGCAAAAACCCGGTCTGTTCGAACGGCTGAAGAATATGTTCAGTGAATTTATATAA
- a CDS encoding FtsQ-type POTRA domain-containing protein, giving the protein MPKSQIPVLKKNRPKGNTSRKIVIILLLLFIVLLAVLFFRSSMSRISAIEITGNVYTATSELLEKSGLREGDQFFGTTAAEVIERLKSIKAISTVTVDKQFPGIIHIKVEEYATVAYELGSDGTLKAILASGTSLTVPATIGVAVEKPILTQWKADDPLKAELSETLAKIPNELTTDISEIIPNPTPSFPDQIRIYTKSQFEVITTVSLLSDKVEYLNQVIETERPGKITMLEADTYVPFIPDDPEDEAEPGATP; this is encoded by the coding sequence ATGCCTAAAAGTCAAATTCCGGTTCTGAAGAAGAATCGGCCAAAAGGAAACACAAGCCGCAAAATTGTAATTATTCTATTATTACTTTTTATTGTATTGCTCGCTGTATTATTCTTTCGTTCTTCCATGAGTCGGATTTCGGCAATTGAAATTACGGGTAATGTATATACAGCGACTTCAGAACTGCTGGAAAAAAGCGGTCTGAGAGAAGGCGATCAATTTTTTGGGACAACTGCTGCCGAGGTTATTGAGCGTCTCAAGAGTATCAAGGCGATTTCAACCGTTACCGTGGACAAGCAATTCCCAGGTATTATTCATATCAAAGTTGAGGAATATGCCACGGTTGCGTATGAACTTGGTTCTGATGGTACGCTAAAAGCGATACTGGCCAGCGGGACAAGCTTGACGGTCCCGGCAACGATCGGTGTTGCTGTAGAGAAGCCCATATTGACCCAATGGAAGGCGGATGATCCGCTCAAAGCCGAGCTAAGCGAGACGCTGGCTAAAATTCCAAACGAATTGACGACGGATATTTCGGAGATTATTCCGAATCCTACGCCTTCATTTCCGGATCAGATTCGGATATATACCAAATCACAGTTTGAAGTGATTACAACCGTCTCACTTTTATCGGATAAAGTGGAGTATCTGAATCAGGTGATTGAGACTGAACGGCCTGGGAAAATCACTATGCTTGAAGCAGATACCTATGTACCTTTCATTCCGGATGACCCGGAAGATGAGGCTGAACCGGGAGCAACCCCCTGA
- the murA gene encoding UDP-N-acetylglucosamine 1-carboxyvinyltransferase produces the protein MDKLVIEGGKPLSGSIRIHGAKNAALPIMAASLLADGEVTLHNVPHLLDIEVMLYILERLGCTCRHEQGTVTINTSSIRSYDVPEDLMKQMRSSIFLMGPLLAKFGQVSVYQPGGCAIGERKIDLHLRGLEALGALIEEQDQQIICHGKNLVGTDIHLDFPSVGATENIMMAAVMAKGTTTICNAAREPEIQDLQHFLNAMGASIIGAGTDTITINGVEKLKPCSYEIIPDRIVAGTVMIAAAATRGNVTLTHCNPAHLTSLIHVLKRTGVQITVCNDIMTVSCMSRPKSVDRIVTSPYPSFPTDLQSQIMVLLSLADGFSVMKETVFEGRFKHVDELNVMGADISVDLNAAFIRGVPRLYGATVEATDLRAGAALVIAGLAAQGKTVVEQVHHIDRGYDQIEKLFQSLGASVERQSPVSKQLDFAN, from the coding sequence TTGGACAAATTGGTGATTGAAGGCGGGAAACCCCTCTCAGGATCCATACGCATCCATGGAGCAAAAAATGCCGCTTTACCGATTATGGCCGCAAGTTTGTTGGCAGATGGAGAAGTTACACTGCATAACGTTCCACACTTGCTGGACATTGAAGTGATGCTGTATATCCTGGAACGGCTTGGATGCACGTGTCGGCATGAACAGGGAACAGTGACGATTAACACCTCGTCTATCCGGTCATATGATGTGCCAGAAGATCTAATGAAGCAGATGCGCTCTTCCATTTTTTTGATGGGACCATTGCTGGCTAAGTTTGGGCAAGTGTCAGTGTACCAGCCAGGGGGCTGTGCCATTGGAGAACGCAAAATTGATCTTCACCTCCGGGGCCTGGAAGCGCTCGGAGCTTTGATTGAGGAGCAGGACCAACAGATTATCTGTCATGGGAAGAATCTGGTGGGTACAGATATTCATTTGGATTTCCCGAGTGTGGGAGCGACCGAGAATATCATGATGGCAGCCGTTATGGCGAAAGGCACGACAACCATATGCAACGCCGCAAGAGAACCTGAAATACAGGATCTGCAGCACTTCTTGAATGCTATGGGTGCAAGCATCATTGGTGCAGGAACGGATACGATCACGATTAATGGCGTTGAGAAACTGAAGCCTTGTTCGTATGAAATTATACCGGATCGAATCGTTGCTGGAACCGTGATGATTGCAGCCGCCGCAACACGAGGCAATGTTACGCTTACACACTGCAATCCGGCTCATCTTACTTCACTTATACATGTGTTGAAGCGCACTGGTGTTCAAATCACAGTCTGCAATGATATAATGACGGTGAGCTGTATGAGCCGTCCAAAATCAGTAGACCGTATTGTGACTTCTCCGTATCCTTCGTTTCCGACAGATCTGCAATCGCAAATCATGGTGCTGCTCAGTCTGGCAGACGGATTCAGTGTGATGAAGGAAACGGTATTCGAGGGCCGGTTCAAACATGTGGATGAGCTGAATGTGATGGGGGCTGATATTTCAGTCGATCTGAACGCAGCATTTATCCGTGGTGTTCCCCGTCTATACGGGGCAACAGTAGAAGCAACCGATCTTCGTGCAGGTGCAGCTCTGGTTATTGCAGGTCTGGCTGCTCAAGGCAAAACGGTTGTGGAGCAAGTGCATCATATTGACCGGGGATACGATCAGATCGAGAAGTTATTCCAGAGTCTTGGAGCATCGGTTGAGCGACAGTCGCCCGTTTCGAAACAGTTGGATTTTGCCAATTAA
- the murB gene encoding UDP-N-acetylmuramate dehydrogenase: MHQWISILSQHNVGRVLENESLAKYTTWKIGGPADALVIPENKEQMIHLVQLLHKHQIPWMQLGRGSNMLVSDKGIRGVVVKPGEGFDYAEFHEGGVTAGAAHSFVKLSVVAAKKEWTGLEFGSGIPGTVGGAVYMNAGAHGSDVSRIFKFAEIVLETGELVRYSKEDMDFAYRHSVLHDRRGIVLEATFELQQGERKVISEAMAAYKDRRRRTQPLQMACAGSVFRNPPGDHAARLIEAAGLKGLTQGGAQVSTMHANFIVNTGQATAEDVITLMQQIQSTISSQNGINLVPEVFVVGER, from the coding sequence ATGCACCAGTGGATATCGATACTGTCCCAGCATAATGTTGGCAGAGTTCTTGAAAACGAATCGCTAGCCAAATACACCACATGGAAGATCGGCGGTCCTGCAGATGCACTGGTCATTCCGGAGAATAAAGAGCAGATGATACATCTCGTTCAATTGCTTCACAAGCATCAGATTCCGTGGATGCAACTTGGACGGGGTTCAAACATGCTGGTGTCAGACAAAGGAATACGTGGTGTTGTTGTGAAACCGGGCGAAGGCTTTGATTATGCCGAGTTTCACGAAGGCGGCGTAACCGCCGGAGCGGCGCATTCTTTTGTTAAACTCAGTGTGGTTGCTGCCAAAAAGGAATGGACCGGTCTGGAATTCGGCAGCGGTATCCCCGGCACGGTCGGTGGAGCCGTATACATGAACGCAGGTGCTCATGGATCGGATGTGTCACGGATATTCAAATTCGCTGAGATTGTACTGGAGACAGGGGAATTGGTACGTTACAGCAAGGAGGACATGGATTTTGCCTACCGCCACTCTGTTCTGCATGACCGGAGAGGCATCGTGCTGGAAGCTACATTCGAACTTCAGCAGGGAGAGCGCAAAGTCATTTCGGAAGCCATGGCGGCTTACAAAGATCGCCGGCGCCGCACACAGCCACTGCAGATGGCATGTGCAGGCAGCGTGTTCCGGAACCCCCCGGGTGATCATGCAGCCCGTCTGATTGAAGCAGCAGGGCTGAAAGGGTTGACTCAGGGAGGCGCACAGGTATCCACCATGCATGCCAATTTCATTGTCAATACAGGGCAAGCAACAGCAGAGGACGTTATCACCCTAATGCAGCAGATTCAGAGCACTATATCATCTCAAAACGGTATTAACCTGGTACCGGAAGTCTTCGTAGTGGGTGAGCGGTAA
- the murG gene encoding undecaprenyldiphospho-muramoylpentapeptide beta-N-acetylglucosaminyltransferase, with product MRVVLSGGGTGGHIYPAVAIARQCEAENPDSTFLYIGGTRGLESKLVPQENIPFKSIDITGFRRKLSIDNLKTVMRFIQGVRKSKKMLKEFKPDVVIGTGGYVCGPVVYAATKLGIPSIIHEQNAIPGLTNKFLMRYVDTVAVSFEGLEKSFSGAKKVIYTGNPRATTVAQASRDRGFATLGVPMNSRVVLVVGGSRGAKAINKAMVDMAPMLEQLDDVHVVYVTGDTYFDETREAIRSSLGTMPNHLHVLPYVHNMPEVLACTSLIVNRAGASFLAEITSLGIPSILIPSPNVTNNHQEANARKLEGGGASLTMLEKDLTGKVLYEAIAGIMNDEIGRKRMAEASRKLGKPDAAEVLVREIQRLAARR from the coding sequence ATGCGAGTCGTTCTTAGCGGTGGCGGTACGGGTGGACATATCTATCCGGCCGTTGCCATAGCAAGACAATGCGAGGCGGAGAACCCGGACTCGACATTTCTATATATTGGCGGAACCAGAGGGCTGGAAAGCAAACTGGTCCCCCAGGAAAATATTCCTTTTAAATCCATTGATATTACCGGTTTTCGGCGCAAATTGTCCATCGACAACCTGAAAACGGTCATGCGTTTCATCCAAGGTGTACGCAAGTCCAAAAAAATGCTGAAGGAATTCAAACCGGATGTTGTGATTGGTACGGGTGGATATGTGTGTGGACCTGTGGTGTATGCAGCAACAAAACTGGGGATTCCGAGTATAATTCATGAACAGAACGCCATTCCGGGTCTAACTAACAAATTTTTGATGCGTTATGTGGACACGGTTGCGGTTAGCTTTGAAGGTCTTGAAAAATCGTTTTCGGGTGCGAAAAAGGTGATCTACACCGGTAATCCGCGAGCGACTACGGTAGCTCAGGCTAGCCGTGATCGTGGTTTTGCCACGTTAGGTGTCCCGATGAACAGCCGTGTTGTTCTTGTGGTCGGTGGCAGTCGTGGAGCAAAAGCAATCAATAAAGCCATGGTGGACATGGCTCCAATGCTGGAACAGCTGGATGATGTACATGTGGTTTACGTGACAGGGGATACCTATTTTGATGAAACGCGTGAAGCCATCCGCAGTTCATTGGGTACAATGCCAAATCACCTGCATGTTCTGCCTTACGTGCATAATATGCCTGAGGTACTTGCTTGCACATCCTTGATTGTAAACCGCGCTGGAGCATCATTCCTTGCGGAGATTACATCACTGGGTATTCCTTCGATCCTGATTCCGTCACCTAACGTGACCAACAATCATCAGGAAGCCAATGCACGCAAGCTTGAAGGTGGAGGTGCGTCGCTCACGATGCTGGAGAAGGATCTTACAGGCAAAGTACTGTATGAAGCCATCGCCGGGATTATGAATGATGAAATTGGACGAAAACGAATGGCTGAAGCCTCCCGGAAACTGGGGAAACCGGATGCAGCTGAAGTGCTTGTGCGTGAAATTCAGCGTCTTGCTGCACGCCGATAA
- the spoVE gene encoding stage V sporulation protein E: MKQTRPAPDIWLLTCILALLAIGIIMVYSAGSVLAFHDYGDSFYFVKRQALFAVLGLVAMFVTANVDYRVWRKYAKPILIACFIMLIAVLIPGIGVVRGGARSWLGIGSFGIQPSEFMKLGMILFLAHWLSKEPGKIKTFTTGLLPPLGLIGLAFGIIMLQPDLGTGTVMMGASMLIIFTAGARMKHLSLLALGGVAGFAALIAAAPYRLQRITAFLDPWSDPLGAGYQIIQSLYAIGPGGLAGLGLGMSRQKYSYVPEPQTDFIFSILAEELGFIGGMIVLLLFLVLVWRGMRVAMTVPDAFGSLLGVGIVGMVAVQVIINIGVVIGMMPVTGITLPLISYGGSSLTLMLTALGILVNLSRYAR; the protein is encoded by the coding sequence ATGAAACAGACGCGACCGGCACCAGATATTTGGTTGCTGACTTGTATTTTGGCATTGCTTGCCATCGGCATCATAATGGTATATAGCGCGGGCTCGGTGCTTGCCTTTCATGATTATGGCGATTCATTTTATTTTGTAAAAAGACAGGCCCTGTTTGCGGTGCTTGGGCTTGTGGCCATGTTCGTAACTGCTAATGTAGACTACCGGGTGTGGAGGAAATATGCCAAGCCAATATTGATTGCCTGTTTTATTATGCTCATTGCGGTGCTCATTCCTGGCATCGGAGTGGTTCGCGGCGGCGCACGTAGTTGGCTGGGTATAGGTTCGTTCGGTATCCAGCCCTCAGAATTCATGAAGCTGGGCATGATTCTGTTTCTTGCTCACTGGCTGAGCAAGGAGCCAGGCAAAATCAAAACCTTTACAACGGGGCTTCTGCCACCGCTGGGATTGATCGGGTTGGCTTTTGGTATTATTATGCTGCAACCTGATTTGGGGACAGGCACCGTGATGATGGGCGCATCGATGCTTATTATTTTTACAGCCGGAGCACGAATGAAACATCTAAGCTTGCTTGCTCTTGGCGGCGTAGCCGGATTTGCAGCGTTGATCGCAGCAGCCCCCTATCGGTTGCAGCGTATCACAGCGTTTTTGGACCCATGGTCCGATCCGCTGGGTGCCGGTTATCAGATCATTCAATCGTTATACGCGATTGGTCCAGGTGGGCTGGCGGGTTTGGGACTGGGTATGAGCCGGCAGAAGTACAGTTATGTACCTGAACCGCAAACGGACTTTATTTTTAGTATTTTGGCCGAAGAACTCGGCTTTATAGGTGGAATGATTGTATTATTGTTGTTTCTGGTGCTGGTGTGGAGAGGAATGCGTGTAGCCATGACCGTCCCGGATGCCTTCGGCAGCCTGCTTGGTGTTGGTATCGTAGGTATGGTCGCCGTACAGGTCATTATTAACATTGGTGTTGTCATTGGAATGATGCCAGTCACGGGTATTACCTTACCTCTGATCAGTTACGGCGGATCATCATTAACCCTCATGCTCACAGCACTGGGCATTTTAGTGAACTTATCCCGTTATGCGAGGTGA
- the murD gene encoding UDP-N-acetylmuramoyl-L-alanine--D-glutamate ligase, whose translation MNHPESYRGQQVVVLGLAKSGVQVAKVLDRAGAKVTVNDKKEREQCPEASELEALGISVVCGGHPDDLIHSDVKLVVKNPGIPYHAAPVQQALALGIEVVTEVEVAYHLCAAPMIGITGSNGKTTTTTWVGKMLEHAGLKPIVAGNIGTPLCEAAEQASPEHWMVVELSSFQLKGTADFRPRIASLLNVAETHLDYHGGMDDYVASKAKLFANQQPDDVAILNWDDAVCRGLVPYIKGRLLPFSVTEKLDTGVYADPPYVDGEEDDVKRQVIYADENGNLHIIIDIEDIGLPGRFNVENALAAVAIAVAAGADPAVLAVPLADFKGVEHRLEYVLEHNGSAYYNNSKATNSKATVMALNSFKEPVVLIAGGLDRGSDMMELLPLFQERVKAVVAIGETRTKIAKVAELAGLKQIKVVDNEEDAARTLTVAVQEASKLATAGDVVLLSPACASWDMFASYEERGRIFKEAAHNL comes from the coding sequence ATGAACCATCCTGAATCATATCGCGGACAACAAGTCGTCGTGCTCGGATTGGCCAAAAGCGGCGTACAAGTCGCCAAAGTACTGGACCGTGCCGGAGCGAAGGTTACAGTGAATGATAAAAAAGAGAGAGAACAGTGTCCCGAAGCTTCCGAATTGGAGGCTTTGGGAATTTCTGTTGTATGCGGAGGACATCCGGATGATCTGATTCACAGTGATGTGAAGCTGGTCGTTAAAAACCCGGGTATCCCATACCATGCTGCTCCTGTGCAGCAAGCTTTGGCATTAGGCATTGAAGTGGTGACAGAGGTTGAGGTCGCTTATCATCTATGTGCTGCACCCATGATTGGTATTACAGGCTCCAACGGGAAAACAACAACGACCACTTGGGTGGGTAAAATGTTGGAACATGCCGGTCTCAAGCCGATCGTTGCCGGTAATATTGGAACACCACTCTGTGAAGCGGCAGAGCAAGCTTCTCCAGAACACTGGATGGTTGTCGAGCTTAGCAGTTTCCAACTCAAAGGAACGGCTGATTTCCGTCCGCGTATCGCCAGCTTGCTTAACGTTGCAGAGACGCATCTGGACTATCATGGGGGTATGGATGATTATGTGGCTTCCAAAGCTAAACTGTTCGCCAATCAGCAGCCTGATGACGTAGCCATCCTGAATTGGGATGATGCGGTATGTCGTGGTCTGGTTCCTTACATCAAAGGCAGATTGCTTCCTTTCTCAGTGACAGAAAAATTGGATACAGGTGTGTATGCAGATCCTCCTTATGTGGATGGAGAAGAGGATGATGTGAAGCGTCAGGTTATCTACGCGGATGAAAACGGAAATCTGCACATCATTATCGACATTGAGGATATTGGCCTTCCTGGGCGATTCAATGTGGAAAATGCACTGGCTGCTGTGGCTATCGCCGTAGCGGCAGGAGCTGATCCTGCGGTGCTGGCTGTTCCGCTTGCAGACTTCAAGGGAGTTGAACACCGACTTGAATATGTTCTAGAGCATAATGGATCTGCATACTACAACAACTCCAAAGCGACCAATTCGAAGGCTACGGTCATGGCCCTGAATTCATTCAAGGAACCGGTCGTGTTAATTGCCGGAGGGCTGGATCGTGGATCAGACATGATGGAATTGTTACCTTTGTTCCAAGAACGGGTAAAAGCTGTCGTTGCAATTGGAGAGACACGGACAAAAATTGCCAAGGTCGCGGAACTTGCCGGATTAAAGCAAATTAAGGTCGTCGATAATGAGGAGGACGCTGCCCGGACGTTAACCGTTGCTGTGCAGGAAGCATCGAAACTTGCCACTGCTGGTGATGTCGTTTTGTTATCCCCGGCATGTGCAAGTTGGGATATGTTTGCTTCCTATGAAGAGCGGGGACGCATTTTTAAAGAGGCGGCGCATAACTTGTAA